The following nucleotide sequence is from bacterium.
GCGCGCATTTTGAATTTACAAAACTATTGATTTAACCCAAAACACTACCACCAGCCACCCAATCAACAAAAAACCCAAAACAAACCAGATCCAGAGGTAAGAATGTGGAGAAGAAGACCTCTTCTCCTTCTTAGCCATAAAAGAATAACCACAATTCCAACAATTAATAGCATCTTCAGGATTAAGCTTGCCGCAGTGGGGACATTTTAAGGTGTAAAAAGAATACGGCTTTAAAGCTAATTTATCGGTTTTTTTGGCTAAAACAGCCATTAACCTTAAGATAACTAAATAGAGGCGCAGGGTCAAGAAAGAAAAAACTTTCCCCAACTAAAAACTTTGCCTTTAAATAGTTATATGACAAAATAAAACAAATGCCGCAAAGAGTCTTTAGCACCAACACTTCTCCTCTGCCTTTTTTGGAAGGAGAAAAGATTATCTTCTCTGCCAAACCTCATCCTTTATTCGCCCTTCTTCTTATTATTTTAATTCTTATTGCTGGAGGTATAACTTTGTTTTTGCTCTGGATCTCCCAGATATGGCTCTACACTGAAAATTTGCTTCCCGGTTGGGTTTTGTTTGTTTTTATAATAGGTGTTTTTTTATTTGTGTCTTTTCTTGTTTTTCTTTACTGGCTAAACACTAAATACATTTTAACCTCGCAAAGAGTACAGACAGAAACCGGAATTATTGCTAAAAAAACTATTGGCATTGCTTTAGATAATATCCAAAATCTTAAATCAGAAATCAGTTTTTGGGGCCGTATATTCAACTTTGGCACTATCACTATTGAACCAGCTGGGCTAGAAACAAAAATAGTTTTTGCCAATATTCCTAACCCTAAAAAAAGAATCTCAGAAATTAGAAAAGCAATCCCTTAAAACTCCGGCTTTGCTACAATTTATAGTTTCTATCACCTAAAAATTATATTCTAACATTCTTAAGAACATTAGAATACAGTCTTAGATAAATAAATCAAAAATACAACAATCTCAAAAAGCACCCACTTAACTTAACACCATCTGAGACCTAAAAATATTCTTTATTTTGAAAACTTTTACTTTTGTTTATTTTATGGGGTGACCGGCGGGACTTGAACCCGCAACCTCCAGGGCCACAACCTGGTGCTCTACCATTAAGCTACGGCCACCAGAAAAACTAAAAACTACTTCTTAAGATTATATCGACAGCACTGTTTTTTTGCAACTCTATATTTTTTATTGTTAAAATAAGAAAAATGAACAAACGACGTGTTTTGTTTTGGCTTTTTATTGGCTTATTACTTTTAATTGATGGTGCTCTTTTAATCTACCAGTTTAAAAAAGAAAAGCCAAAAGCAGATATTCAACCAACTCCTGCCTCTTCTCTTTCAAGAACCAATCTCTTTCCTACTCCTTTAAGTGCCATAAATGAAAACGCCCCGGAAATAAAATTTTCTCAGGAACAAACTATCTACAGCCTTGATAGCAATTACCACTATGACCATCCTGTTTTAATTCAAAGGACTAATGACTATCTTCTTTTCCTGGCTAGGGGAAAAAGTTCCCTACGTTTTAATGAAATAATATACCTTCGCTCTTTAGACCTAAAAAATTGGTCTAAAGCCGAAATAATCTGGTCAGATAAATACAAACATATTGCTGATATAGAGGGGCA
It contains:
- a CDS encoding PH domain-containing protein; the encoded protein is MPQRVFSTNTSPLPFLEGEKIIFSAKPHPLFALLLIILILIAGGITLFLLWISQIWLYTENLLPGWVLFVFIIGVFLFVSFLVFLYWLNTKYILTSQRVQTETGIIAKKTIGIALDNIQNLKSEISFWGRIFNFGTITIEPAGLETKIVFANIPNPKKRISEIRKAIP